Proteins co-encoded in one Methylobacterium sp. WL1 genomic window:
- a CDS encoding SDR family oxidoreductase yields MAQVRGSTVVITGASSGIGRAAAYAFAARGARVVLAARRADVLDDVVREIRDGGGAAIAIPTDVTDTDAVFALAEGAARAFGGIDVWINNAGAGVFGPLLDAPLDLHRQTIEINLMGAIHGAYAVLPHFLRQRHGTLINTVSMGGWAPTPFAAAYTASKFGLRGFSASLRQELARHKHIHVCGVFPAIVDTPGLEHGANVTGKTLNPGHVYYAPEDVAEAYLRLVRHPRHEMAVGWPARLAQAGYALAPSLTERVMGAGFRLALDRADPGSRTHGALREPIPQGTSADGGWRARKGVPSAGTMSAGLVWAGVGAAVLLGVALSTRKAR; encoded by the coding sequence ATGGCGCAAGTGCGCGGATCTACGGTCGTGATCACCGGCGCGTCGAGCGGCATCGGCCGTGCCGCGGCTTATGCCTTTGCTGCCAGGGGTGCCCGCGTCGTTCTCGCTGCCCGTCGTGCCGATGTTCTCGACGATGTCGTACGCGAGATCCGGGACGGTGGTGGCGCGGCGATCGCGATCCCAACCGACGTGACCGACACCGACGCTGTCTTCGCGCTGGCGGAAGGCGCGGCGAGGGCGTTCGGTGGCATCGATGTCTGGATCAACAATGCAGGTGCGGGGGTATTCGGGCCGCTCCTCGACGCTCCGCTCGACCTGCACAGACAAACGATCGAGATCAACCTAATGGGTGCGATTCACGGTGCCTATGCCGTGCTGCCACACTTCCTGCGCCAGAGGCACGGCACGCTGATCAACACGGTCTCGATGGGCGGCTGGGCCCCGACGCCGTTCGCGGCAGCGTACACCGCAAGCAAGTTCGGCTTGCGCGGCTTCTCGGCCAGCCTTCGCCAGGAACTTGCCCGGCATAAGCACATCCACGTCTGTGGCGTGTTCCCAGCAATCGTCGATACACCCGGTCTGGAGCACGGGGCCAACGTCACGGGCAAGACGCTCAATCCAGGCCACGTCTACTACGCGCCCGAGGATGTGGCCGAGGCCTACCTGCGCTTGGTTCGACATCCCCGACACGAGATGGCGGTCGGCTGGCCGGCCCGCCTCGCCCAAGCCGGCTACGCGCTTGCGCCCTCGCTGACCGAGCGTGTGATGGGCGCAGGATTCCGCCTCGCATTGGACCGGGCCGATCCAGGATCACGGACCCATGGGGCACTGCGGGAGCCGATCCCACAAGGAACGAGCGCTGACGGCGGCTGGCGGGCACGCAAGGGTGTACCGTCGGCGGGGACGATGAGTGCCGGGCTCGTTTGGGCCGGTGTCGGCGCCGCCGTTTTGCTTGGCGTCGCCCTGAGCACGCGGAAGGCCCGATAG
- a CDS encoding ATP-dependent RecD-like DNA helicase: protein MTERGRPRQFERGQPVEALAGTIERVTFHSPETGFCVLKVQARGKRDLVPVIGHAPAIAAGEWITATGIWHTDRQHGVQFKADTLKVTPPTGVEGIEKYLASGHMRGIGPAMAKRIVAAFGEGTFEIIEAEPQRLPEVAGIGPKRAARIIAGWAEQKAVREIMLFLHAHGVGTARAVRIFKTYGHDAIVVMTEDPYRLAKDIRGIGFKTADAIAMKLGLTPEAPQRLRAGISFALQTATDGGHCALPVAELIKLAGELLGVEAALIRSALLDVLETGEVVQDILGDKACIFLAGLHAAERMIAERLLRRTKGTPPWPEIDLARAQPWVQDKTGKTLSPSQGEAVRRVLGAKLAVITGGPGVGKTSTLDTILRILRAKGVQVLLAAPTGRAAKRMTEQTGLEAKTIHRLLEIDPKHGGFSRNEDNPLACDLLVIDETSMVDVPLMNALTKAVPEHAALLLVGDVDQLPSVGPGQVLADIIASGAIPVARLTEVFRQAAESRIVVNAHRINAGKMPEPAARGADSDFHLIEIDEPEPAVETLIEVVTRRIPARFGLDPVRDVQVLTPMQRGVLGARNLNHELQAVLNPNPAISVERFGWRFSPGDRVMESQNDYDREVFNGDLGTVARIDEDEGAVIVDFDGREVVYPYGELDTLVPAYATTIHKSQGSEYPAVVIPLAMQHWTMLARNLLYTGVTRGKRLVVLLGQRKALGIAVRGGNTRPRWTKLRQWLAREA from the coding sequence ATGACTGAGAGAGGGCGACCGCGGCAGTTTGAACGCGGTCAGCCCGTCGAGGCGCTGGCAGGCACCATCGAGCGCGTCACCTTCCACAGCCCCGAGACCGGCTTCTGCGTGCTCAAGGTCCAGGCTCGGGGCAAGCGCGATCTCGTCCCGGTGATCGGGCATGCCCCCGCCATCGCGGCTGGCGAGTGGATCACCGCCACCGGCATCTGGCACACGGATCGCCAGCACGGCGTGCAGTTCAAGGCTGACACCCTCAAGGTCACGCCGCCCACCGGGGTGGAGGGCATCGAGAAGTACCTCGCCTCCGGCCACATGCGTGGCATCGGTCCGGCCATGGCCAAGCGCATCGTCGCGGCGTTCGGCGAGGGCACGTTTGAGATCATCGAGGCCGAGCCGCAGCGGCTGCCTGAGGTCGCCGGCATCGGCCCGAAGCGCGCCGCTCGCATCATCGCCGGCTGGGCCGAGCAGAAGGCGGTGCGCGAGATCATGCTGTTCCTGCACGCTCACGGCGTCGGAACGGCGCGGGCGGTGCGGATCTTCAAGACCTACGGCCACGACGCCATCGTGGTCATGACCGAGGATCCCTATCGGCTGGCCAAGGACATCCGCGGCATCGGCTTCAAGACCGCCGACGCCATCGCGATGAAGCTCGGGCTGACCCCGGAGGCGCCGCAGCGGCTGCGCGCGGGCATCTCGTTTGCCCTGCAGACGGCGACCGACGGCGGACACTGTGCCCTACCGGTTGCGGAACTGATCAAGCTCGCGGGCGAGCTGCTCGGCGTCGAGGCGGCGCTGATCCGCTCGGCGCTGCTCGACGTGCTGGAGACCGGCGAGGTCGTGCAGGACATCCTCGGCGACAAGGCGTGCATCTTCCTGGCTGGGCTGCACGCCGCCGAGCGGATGATCGCCGAGCGGCTGCTCCGCCGAACGAAGGGCACACCGCCCTGGCCGGAGATCGACCTCGCCCGGGCTCAGCCCTGGGTCCAGGACAAGACCGGCAAGACGCTCTCGCCCTCGCAAGGGGAAGCCGTGCGGCGGGTGCTCGGCGCCAAGCTCGCGGTGATCACCGGCGGTCCGGGCGTGGGCAAGACCTCGACCCTCGACACGATCCTGCGGATCCTGCGGGCGAAGGGCGTGCAGGTGCTGCTTGCCGCCCCGACCGGCCGGGCGGCCAAGCGCATGACCGAGCAGACCGGGCTCGAGGCCAAGACGATCCACCGCCTGTTGGAGATCGACCCGAAGCACGGCGGTTTCTCGCGCAACGAGGACAACCCGCTCGCCTGCGACCTGCTGGTGATCGACGAGACCTCGATGGTCGACGTGCCGCTGATGAACGCCCTGACCAAGGCGGTGCCGGAGCACGCGGCGCTGCTCCTCGTCGGCGATGTTGACCAGTTGCCCTCGGTCGGGCCCGGGCAGGTCTTGGCGGATATCATCGCCTCGGGAGCTATCCCGGTGGCGCGGCTGACCGAAGTGTTCCGGCAGGCGGCCGAGAGCCGGATCGTCGTGAATGCGCACCGGATCAACGCCGGCAAGATGCCCGAGCCAGCTGCTCGGGGCGCGGACAGCGACTTCCACCTGATCGAGATCGACGAGCCCGAGCCGGCGGTGGAGACGCTGATCGAGGTGGTGACCAGACGCATCCCGGCGCGCTTCGGCCTCGATCCGGTGCGCGACGTGCAAGTGCTCACCCCGATGCAGCGCGGCGTGCTCGGCGCGCGCAACCTCAACCACGAACTCCAGGCGGTGCTGAACCCGAACCCCGCCATCTCGGTGGAGCGGTTCGGCTGGCGCTTCTCACCCGGCGACCGGGTGATGGAGAGCCAGAACGACTACGACCGGGAGGTGTTCAACGGCGATCTCGGAACCGTCGCCCGCATCGACGAGGACGAGGGCGCGGTGATCGTCGATTTCGACGGGCGCGAGGTGGTCTACCCGTACGGCGAACTCGACACGCTGGTGCCGGCCTACGCCACGACCATCCACAAGTCGCAGGGCTCGGAGTACCCGGCGGTGGTGATCCCGCTGGCCATGCAGCACTGGACGATGCTGGCGCGGAACCTCCTGTACACGGGCGTGACGCGCGGCAAGCGGTTGGTCGTGCTCCTCGGGCAGCGCAAGGCGCTGGGCATCGCGGTCCGCGGCGGCAACACACGGCCGCGGTGGACCAAACTGCGCCAGTGGCTAGCGCGTGAAGCTTGA
- a CDS encoding LysR family transcriptional regulator, translating to MTPSRLRQLEAFRAVMQSGSVSRAAQRMFLSQPAVTKLLRGLEDETGLPLFDRSRRHLQPTPEAVKLESDVATLFAAADHLDRTIDDMRGVGSGELRVAAMPLMGLSLIPRLLAKFAREVQPVRISLVVASSREVHDLVQAGNADLGFALPVGRSALVAAPPIDLPGLVVLPPGHRLTRNKAIPLSELHDEPYISLGRQYRLRDQVDELFTVNGVVPRLVAETQNAAAACAMVAAGLGFAVAEAVTVRALKGQVVVRRLQPTVTFSVTVLGSPGRPLSAAALSFLKLVRSDLDN from the coding sequence ATGACCCCGAGCCGGCTTCGCCAGCTAGAAGCATTCCGTGCAGTCATGCAGAGCGGCTCGGTCAGCCGTGCGGCGCAGCGGATGTTCCTCTCACAGCCGGCCGTCACGAAGCTGCTGCGCGGCCTGGAGGACGAGACCGGATTGCCGCTCTTCGATCGCTCGCGCCGCCATCTTCAGCCGACGCCGGAAGCCGTGAAGCTGGAAAGTGACGTCGCGACCTTGTTTGCGGCCGCCGACCACCTGGATCGCACCATCGACGATATGCGGGGGGTCGGAAGCGGAGAGTTGCGCGTCGCAGCCATGCCACTGATGGGTCTGTCGCTTATTCCGCGGCTGCTAGCGAAGTTCGCCCGGGAGGTGCAGCCGGTGCGGATATCGCTCGTGGTGGCGAGTTCGCGTGAGGTCCATGATCTGGTGCAGGCCGGCAATGCCGACCTCGGGTTTGCCCTGCCGGTCGGCCGAAGCGCCCTCGTCGCAGCACCACCGATCGACCTGCCTGGACTTGTTGTCCTGCCACCCGGGCATCGCCTCACGCGGAACAAGGCGATTCCGCTTTCTGAGCTGCATGACGAACCCTACATCTCACTCGGTCGGCAGTACCGCCTTCGCGATCAGGTTGACGAACTCTTCACTGTCAACGGTGTCGTGCCTCGCCTTGTCGCGGAGACGCAGAACGCGGCAGCCGCCTGTGCCATGGTCGCCGCTGGCCTCGGCTTCGCTGTAGCGGAGGCTGTCACTGTGAGGGCCCTAAAGGGACAGGTTGTCGTGCGGAGATTGCAGCCGACTGTGACGTTCTCGGTCACTGTACTGGGAAGCCCTGGGCGCCCGCTATCAGCCGCCGCCCTGTCCTTCCTTAAACTGGTCCGCAGCGACTTAGATAACTGA
- a CDS encoding ABC transporter substrate-binding protein: MLRSTLGLFTATATVLSMAASSAVAEQRLTVAGYGGSYEQVMRSSVIPTFERENNVRIDYLTGNSSDNLARMQAQRGNQTIGVAVLDDGPMVQAAGLGLCRPLPETTRDAVYPIARLASDQAVGTGFGFTGIAYNKDVFAQKNLPVPTSWMDLARPEYRQHIAIPGIDNTYGVHTLAMVSRINGGSDSDIAPGLKVLRQQINPNVLAYESSPGKMSEMFQSGEIWLAVWGSSRVAAMQQAGFPLAIVRPKEGSVVLMTAGCAVTGSPEPALADKFLAYMISPAVQLAFATQYGAGPTNPATKLPPEVANRVIYGEDQVKSLIGLDWDVVNRNRADWTRRWQREVER; encoded by the coding sequence ATGTTGCGGTCGACACTAGGTCTCTTTACTGCGACGGCCACCGTGCTCAGCATGGCGGCCTCCTCGGCCGTGGCCGAACAGCGCCTGACCGTTGCCGGCTACGGTGGCAGCTATGAGCAGGTCATGCGCTCCAGCGTGATCCCGACTTTCGAACGTGAGAACAATGTCCGGATCGACTACCTGACCGGCAACTCGTCCGACAATCTCGCCCGCATGCAGGCGCAGCGCGGCAATCAGACCATCGGCGTCGCCGTGCTGGACGACGGTCCGATGGTCCAGGCGGCCGGGCTCGGCCTCTGCCGCCCGTTGCCGGAGACCACCCGGGACGCCGTGTACCCGATCGCCCGCCTTGCGAGCGATCAGGCCGTCGGCACCGGCTTCGGCTTCACCGGCATCGCCTACAACAAGGATGTCTTCGCGCAGAAGAACCTACCGGTCCCAACGTCTTGGATGGACCTCGCCCGGCCTGAATACCGGCAGCACATCGCCATCCCGGGCATCGACAATACGTACGGCGTCCACACCCTGGCGATGGTCTCGCGCATCAACGGCGGCAGCGATTCCGACATTGCGCCGGGCCTCAAAGTGCTGCGCCAGCAGATCAACCCGAACGTCCTCGCCTACGAGAGCAGCCCGGGCAAGATGAGCGAGATGTTCCAGTCCGGCGAGATCTGGCTCGCAGTCTGGGGCTCCTCGCGGGTCGCAGCGATGCAGCAGGCGGGTTTCCCCCTGGCCATCGTGCGGCCGAAGGAGGGATCCGTGGTCCTGATGACCGCAGGATGCGCCGTCACCGGCAGCCCGGAGCCCGCCCTGGCCGACAAGTTCCTGGCCTATATGATCTCGCCGGCCGTGCAACTGGCCTTTGCCACCCAGTACGGCGCCGGACCGACCAACCCGGCCACCAAACTGCCCCCCGAGGTCGCCAACCGGGTGATCTACGGTGAGGATCAGGTGAAGAGCCTCATCGGGCTCGATTGGGATGTGGTGAACCGCAACCGCGCTGACTGGACCCGCCGCTGGCAGCGCGAGGTCGAGCGCTGA
- a CDS encoding ABC transporter ATP-binding protein → MAAPHFLTLDRIGKDYGAFTAIREVSFSVAPGEFLGLLGPSGCGKTTTLQMIAGFEAPSRGRITMDGRDLTTVPAAKRGIGLVFQSYALFPHMTAAENVAFGLEMRRVSKAERIKRVAEALDLVHLAHLADRFPRQMSGGQQQRVALARALVIEPRLLLLDEPLSNLDAKLREEMQVELRELQRRIGVTTILVTHDQSEAMALCDRVAIMQGGRIVQIDAPWRAYDVPADDFVADFLGRSNRLPACAGGGQAEAGGHRFALPPDLADRQGDILLTIRPERLRIGNDGAAGLGGRVQSRLFLGGFWLYAVETALGSFAVMLQNTGSVPHDEGAPVTLDWDAHSLRRLERA, encoded by the coding sequence ATGGCCGCCCCGCATTTCCTCACCCTCGACCGAATCGGCAAGGATTACGGGGCTTTCACGGCGATCCGTGAGGTCAGCTTCTCGGTAGCCCCGGGGGAGTTCCTTGGCCTGCTCGGCCCCTCCGGCTGCGGCAAGACCACCACGCTGCAGATGATAGCCGGTTTCGAGGCCCCGAGCCGCGGCCGCATCACGATGGATGGGCGCGATCTGACCACGGTGCCGGCGGCCAAGCGCGGCATCGGGCTGGTGTTCCAATCCTACGCCCTGTTCCCGCACATGACCGCGGCCGAGAACGTGGCGTTCGGCCTGGAGATGCGTCGGGTGTCGAAGGCGGAGCGCATAAAGCGCGTCGCTGAGGCGCTCGATTTGGTCCACCTCGCCCATCTCGCCGACCGCTTCCCGCGGCAGATGTCGGGCGGCCAGCAGCAGCGGGTCGCACTAGCGCGCGCCCTAGTAATCGAGCCACGCCTGCTTCTCCTCGACGAGCCGCTCTCGAACCTCGACGCGAAGCTGCGCGAGGAGATGCAGGTCGAGCTGCGCGAACTCCAGCGCAGGATCGGCGTCACCACGATCCTGGTCACGCACGATCAGTCGGAGGCGATGGCCCTGTGCGACCGCGTGGCGATCATGCAGGGCGGCCGCATCGTTCAGATCGATGCACCGTGGCGGGCCTACGACGTCCCAGCGGACGACTTCGTCGCCGACTTTCTGGGACGCAGCAACCGCCTGCCTGCCTGCGCGGGGGGCGGCCAGGCGGAAGCTGGGGGGCATCGCTTCGCCCTGCCGCCGGACCTGGCCGATCGCCAGGGCGACATCCTGCTCACCATCCGGCCGGAGCGCCTGCGCATCGGCAATGATGGGGCCGCAGGGCTCGGCGGGCGGGTGCAGTCGCGCCTCTTCCTAGGGGGCTTCTGGCTCTACGCCGTCGAGACGGCGCTCGGGAGCTTCGCCGTGATGCTGCAGAACACCGGCTCCGTGCCGCACGACGAGGGTGCCCCGGTGACGCTGGACTGGGATGCCCACAGCCTGCGCCGGCTCGAACGCGCATGA
- a CDS encoding ABC transporter permease, whose translation MNGRSNLTPALLAAPSLVVYAGALLLPLGGVLLLSLHGFDFEKGILPGWGLENYRDLLTDSLFAESLLRTLRIALWTTAICLLVGVPEAWIIYRMAPRWRGAMLLIVVGPLLVSVVVRNFGWMVLLGTTGLVNQVLTILGVPGAPFRLMFTELAVVIGLVHVMVPLVVLSVWASLGRLDPVLERAAFSLGASRLTVFRRVVLPNVMPGIMAGALMVFCLSASAFATPAMLGGKRLKVVSSMTYNEFLNTLNWPLGAALATLLMVAILTATLIWTRFVETRAMRRLGEVAEGGKGGSRA comes from the coding sequence ATGAACGGCCGGAGTAACCTGACCCCTGCGCTTCTCGCGGCGCCCTCCCTCGTCGTCTATGCCGGCGCGCTGCTGCTGCCGCTCGGTGGCGTGCTGCTCCTCAGCCTGCACGGGTTCGACTTCGAGAAGGGCATCCTGCCCGGCTGGGGCCTGGAGAATTACCGCGACCTGCTGACCGATAGCCTGTTCGCGGAATCGCTGCTGCGGACCCTGCGTATCGCACTCTGGACCACGGCGATCTGCCTGCTGGTTGGCGTGCCCGAAGCCTGGATCATCTACCGCATGGCTCCGCGCTGGCGCGGTGCGATGCTGCTGATCGTGGTCGGGCCACTGCTCGTGTCGGTGGTCGTGCGCAATTTCGGCTGGATGGTGCTGCTCGGCACGACCGGGCTCGTGAACCAGGTACTGACGATCCTCGGTGTGCCAGGCGCGCCTTTCCGCCTGATGTTCACCGAGCTCGCCGTGGTGATCGGCCTGGTGCACGTGATGGTGCCCTTGGTGGTCCTGTCCGTGTGGGCGAGTCTCGGTCGGCTCGATCCGGTGCTGGAGCGCGCGGCCTTCAGCCTTGGGGCGAGCCGTCTGACGGTGTTCCGCCGCGTCGTCCTCCCGAACGTCATGCCGGGCATCATGGCCGGTGCCTTGATGGTGTTCTGCCTGTCGGCCTCGGCGTTCGCGACCCCGGCCATGCTCGGGGGAAAGCGCCTCAAGGTCGTGTCGAGCATGACCTACAACGAGTTCCTGAACACGCTGAACTGGCCGCTCGGCGCTGCGCTCGCGACGCTGCTGATGGTGGCGATCCTCACCGCCACGCTGATCTGGACACGCTTCGTTGAGACGCGGGCCATGCGCCGCCTGGGCGAAGTCGCGGAAGGTGGCAAGGGAGGAAGCAGGGCATGA
- a CDS encoding ABC transporter permease yields the protein MSRNGPLALAFHALFLTFILAPLLVVIGVSFTGEGYLALPLNGLSLRWWRAIGDNPRFLESFWFSLRLGVTAATLSALIAVPAALAIARWRFPGRGALVAILASPLMIPHVVLGVALLRFFSGFGLSGSFSGLVTAHVIVITPYMLRLVGAGLSGLDPRIERAAESLGASRLTVFRRVTLPLIAPGVAGGWILAFVTSFDELTVSLFLASPSANPLPVQLFNYIDQMTDPLVASVSAALILGTALVLLVLDRFYPIDRLLTGERRA from the coding sequence ATGAGCCGCAACGGTCCCCTGGCGCTGGCCTTCCACGCGCTGTTCCTCACCTTCATCCTGGCACCGCTGCTCGTGGTGATCGGCGTATCTTTCACCGGGGAGGGTTACCTCGCCCTGCCGCTCAACGGGCTCTCCCTGCGCTGGTGGCGCGCGATCGGCGACAACCCGCGCTTCCTGGAAAGCTTCTGGTTCAGCTTGCGCCTCGGCGTGACGGCCGCCACGCTATCCGCGCTGATCGCGGTGCCGGCAGCTCTGGCGATCGCCCGGTGGCGCTTCCCCGGCCGCGGGGCTCTGGTGGCGATCCTAGCCTCGCCGCTGATGATTCCGCACGTGGTGCTGGGCGTTGCGCTGCTGCGCTTCTTCTCCGGCTTTGGCCTCTCGGGCAGCTTCTCAGGCTTGGTCACCGCGCATGTCATCGTGATTACCCCCTACATGCTGCGCCTCGTCGGGGCCGGCCTGTCGGGGCTCGATCCGCGGATCGAGCGCGCCGCAGAGAGCCTCGGGGCCTCGCGCCTGACCGTGTTTCGTCGGGTGACCCTGCCGCTGATCGCCCCGGGCGTCGCGGGGGGCTGGATCCTGGCCTTCGTCACGAGCTTCGACGAGCTGACGGTTAGCCTGTTCCTGGCTTCCCCGTCCGCCAACCCGCTGCCCGTGCAGCTGTTCAACTACATCGACCAGATGACCGACCCGCTGGTCGCGTCCGTGTCGGCTGCCCTGATCCTCGGCACCGCCCTGGTCCTCCTGGTGCTCGATCGCTTCTACCCGATCGACCGCCTCCTCACCGGGGAGCGCCGCGCATGA
- a CDS encoding FAD-dependent oxidoreductase, whose product MISATQTLQDETRDAIVVGGGLVGAAIAYGLQRQGLSTLMLDEGDIAHRASRGNFGLIWVQSKGLGAPHYQHWTHGSAQAWPGLAEDLSEATGIGVGLHQPGGLHFCFSDAEMAQRDALMGQLRREAGNAGYEYRMLSVADLRDMVPGLGPKVVGASWTPYDGHASPLHLLRALHAAFQRAGGHYRPNARVEAVTAAPHDFSVSLGTAIVRAPRLVLASGLGNADLAPLVGLAAPLRPERGQILVTERTREVLALPTHVVRQTDEGSLLLGDSKEDMGFDTLSQTPTIMRAIAQRAVQTFPWIAELNIVRAWAALRVMSPDGKPIYDESERCPGAFLANCHSGVTLAGAHAHLLAPMIAAGALAPEMSPFSARRFDVQKAA is encoded by the coding sequence ATGATTTCGGCAACACAGACGCTGCAGGACGAGACGCGCGACGCCATCGTAGTTGGCGGCGGACTCGTGGGCGCGGCGATCGCGTACGGGCTGCAGCGGCAAGGCCTGTCCACGCTGATGCTGGACGAGGGCGACATCGCCCACCGGGCCAGCCGGGGCAATTTCGGGTTGATCTGGGTCCAGTCGAAGGGCCTGGGCGCACCCCATTACCAGCACTGGACCCATGGCTCGGCGCAGGCTTGGCCGGGGCTCGCCGAGGATCTGTCCGAGGCTACTGGCATCGGCGTCGGCCTGCACCAGCCGGGCGGCCTGCATTTCTGTTTCTCGGACGCGGAGATGGCGCAGCGCGACGCGCTGATGGGGCAGCTCCGCAGAGAGGCCGGCAATGCCGGTTACGAATACCGCATGCTGAGTGTCGCGGACCTGCGCGACATGGTCCCGGGCCTCGGGCCCAAGGTCGTGGGCGCCTCCTGGACCCCCTACGATGGGCATGCGAGCCCGCTGCATCTCCTGCGCGCGCTCCATGCGGCGTTCCAGCGGGCGGGCGGCCATTACCGGCCGAATGCCCGGGTCGAGGCCGTCACGGCGGCGCCCCACGATTTTTCCGTCAGCCTCGGCACGGCGATCGTGCGTGCGCCCCGGCTCGTGCTGGCCTCAGGGTTGGGCAACGCCGACCTTGCACCGCTCGTCGGCCTCGCCGCTCCGCTGCGCCCCGAGCGCGGCCAGATCCTCGTCACGGAACGCACCCGCGAGGTGCTCGCTCTGCCGACCCACGTCGTCCGCCAGACCGACGAGGGCTCGCTCCTCCTGGGAGACAGCAAGGAGGACATGGGCTTCGACACCCTGAGCCAGACCCCCACGATCATGCGGGCCATCGCCCAACGGGCGGTGCAGACCTTCCCGTGGATCGCTGAACTGAACATCGTCCGGGCCTGGGCGGCCCTGCGGGTTATGTCGCCCGATGGGAAGCCGATCTACGACGAGTCCGAGCGCTGCCCCGGGGCGTTCCTGGCCAATTGCCATTCGGGCGTGACCCTGGCGGGGGCGCATGCGCACCTGCTCGCCCCGATGATCGCGGCCGGCGCGCTGGCGCCGGAGATGTCCCCCTTCAGCGCGAGACGGTTCGATGTTCAGAAGGCGGCCTGA
- a CDS encoding (2Fe-2S)-binding protein, with protein MFRRRPEARPATGDRLVDVYVAGAVVRVPEGASAAAAVLLSGAPAIRTTPVSGAPRLPYCMIGICFDCLAEIDGVANRQACLVPVAPGMRIEPQQGPRAARPHHNAPEAA; from the coding sequence ATGTTCAGAAGGCGGCCTGAAGCCCGCCCCGCCACGGGGGACCGGCTGGTGGACGTGTACGTAGCCGGCGCGGTGGTCCGCGTCCCCGAGGGTGCTTCCGCCGCCGCCGCGGTGCTGCTCTCCGGCGCACCGGCGATCCGCACGACGCCGGTAAGCGGAGCTCCGCGCCTGCCCTATTGCATGATCGGCATCTGCTTCGATTGCCTCGCTGAGATCGACGGCGTCGCCAACCGCCAGGCCTGCCTGGTCCCGGTGGCGCCGGGCATGCGCATCGAGCCGCAGCAGGGACCGCGCGCGGCCCGGCCCCACCATAATGCCCCGGAGGCCGCATGA
- a CDS encoding NAD(P)/FAD-dependent oxidoreductase, with translation MSYDLAIVGAGPAGMAAAIEATALGLSVTVLDEQAAPGGQVFRAVESASGDPALAGEFLDAGGALTASFRGVTTIAYRPSSTLWHLAPDTGALSVKAGGASLELAARRVLLATGAQERPVPIPGWTLPGVMSAGAAQILLKTAGAVPQGAVVIAGQGPLCWLLAVQLLRAGVGPLTLLETGAGGALWDAFRAGGLWTGRRLLGKGVALVREAKRRGLQVVRGVRDLRAEGDVHVQAVHWHGGSLPCDTLLLHEGVIPSTHITRALGLEHDWDARQLCWRPRLDAWGATSHPNVAVAGDGGGIGGWEAAVASGRLAAIDAAHRLGKLDAAARDARAAAPRISLRSALSLRPFLDRLYAPAPTVLAPADDTIVCRCEEITGGQIREAARLGATGPNQVKAFLRAGMGPCQGRMCGTVVAALIAEIRGASMEEVGALRPRAPFKPMTVGELAREPQDAAA, from the coding sequence ATGAGCTACGATCTCGCCATCGTGGGCGCCGGCCCGGCCGGCATGGCCGCTGCCATAGAGGCCACCGCGCTGGGGCTCTCGGTCACCGTGCTCGACGAGCAGGCTGCCCCGGGCGGGCAGGTGTTCCGCGCGGTTGAATCCGCCTCCGGCGACCCGGCCCTCGCGGGCGAGTTCCTGGACGCCGGCGGTGCGCTCACCGCGTCGTTCCGGGGCGTCACGACGATCGCCTATCGGCCTTCCTCGACGCTGTGGCATCTCGCGCCCGACACGGGAGCGCTCTCGGTGAAAGCCGGTGGGGCGTCGTTGGAGCTCGCGGCCCGGCGCGTGCTGCTGGCCACCGGCGCTCAGGAACGACCGGTGCCGATCCCCGGCTGGACCCTCCCCGGCGTGATGAGCGCCGGCGCGGCCCAGATCCTGCTGAAAACCGCCGGCGCCGTTCCGCAGGGAGCTGTGGTGATCGCCGGCCAGGGACCTTTGTGCTGGCTGCTGGCGGTCCAGCTTCTGCGTGCCGGGGTCGGGCCGCTGACGTTGCTTGAGACCGGTGCCGGCGGCGCGCTTTGGGATGCGTTCCGCGCCGGCGGCCTTTGGACCGGCCGCCGGCTCCTCGGAAAGGGCGTTGCGCTCGTCCGGGAGGCTAAGCGACGCGGCCTGCAGGTCGTGCGGGGCGTACGCGACCTGAGGGCGGAGGGCGACGTGCACGTCCAGGCGGTGCACTGGCATGGAGGTTCGCTGCCTTGCGACACGCTGCTCCTGCACGAGGGCGTGATCCCGTCGACGCACATCACCCGGGCCCTCGGCCTCGAACACGATTGGGACGCGCGGCAGCTGTGCTGGCGGCCCCGCCTCGACGCGTGGGGCGCCACTAGCCACCCGAACGTGGCAGTCGCGGGCGATGGCGGCGGCATCGGTGGCTGGGAGGCGGCGGTTGCCAGCGGCCGGCTGGCGGCTATCGACGCGGCCCACCGCCTGGGGAAGCTCGATGCCGCGGCCCGTGATGCGCGCGCGGCGGCCCCACGCATCTCCCTGCGTTCCGCGCTGTCGCTGCGACCCTTCCTCGACCGGCTTTACGCCCCCGCACCGACTGTGCTGGCGCCCGCGGACGACACCATCGTGTGCCGCTGCGAGGAGATCACCGGCGGCCAGATCAGAGAGGCCGCGCGGCTCGGTGCCACCGGGCCGAACCAGGTCAAGGCGTTCCTGCGCGCCGGCATGGGCCCCTGCCAGGGCCGCATGTGCGGGACCGTGGTCGCCGCCCTGATCGCCGAAATCCGCGGGGCCTCGATGGAAGAGGTCGGCGCGCTCCGGCCGCGGGCGCCGTTCAAGCCGATGACCGTCGGCGAGCTGGCGCGGGAACCGCAGGACGCGGCCGCGTGA